One genomic region from Bactrocera tryoni isolate S06 chromosome 3, CSIRO_BtryS06_freeze2, whole genome shotgun sequence encodes:
- the LOC120772611 gene encoding methyltransferase-like protein 9: MSCYRPRGTLARAIFQKYHNDRSLEELDTRLWYTTNHELPPKFQKKCVPLLQPDESTMRWLERAKVLSTNIWLHIWHAVARVVLQFFMTQTDINGYLNRGSMFILSEQQFGRLLIAGGFDVESYDTVHCLDIGAGDGEITVRLIKSMQNLHPQCKIHTFATETSWTMRERLKSRNFSILERINELQNVQLISCLNVLDRCIDPIDLLEDIYKALAPNGRVILALVLPYVHYVEMNSSHMPLRPLLKHWPERSQQLSFEAEAVEFFQLLESMGFRVEAWTKAPYLCEGDLRQSFYWLVDIVVVLSKKKTLDNNI; this comes from the exons atgagCTGTTATCGTCCACGGGGGACCCTAGCACGGGCCATCTTTCAAAAATATCATAATGATCGCTCTTTGGAAGAACTTGACACCAGACTT TGGTATACAACTAATCATGAACTACCTccgaaattccaaaaaaaatgtgtaccaCTGCTTCAACCTGATGAATCCACCATGCGTTGGCTGGAACGTGCCAAAGTTCTTTCGACAAACATTTGGCTTCACATCTGGCACGCTGTGGCACGAgtagttttacaattttttatgacaCAGACTGACATAAATGGGTATTTAAATCGTGGTTCCATGTTTATACTATCGGAACAGCAGTTTGGAAGACTACTTATTGCTGGCGGCTTCGACGTTGAGTCTTATGATACT GTACATTGTTTGGATATTGGTGCTGGGGATGGTGAAATAACCGTTCGTTTGATTAAATCTATGCAGAACTTGCATCCGCAGTGTAAAATTCATACATTTGCCACAGAGACTAGTTGGACAATGCGTGAACGACTAAAAAGTAGAAACTTTAGTATTCTAGAACGCATTAACGAATTACAAAATGTCCAACTGATATCATGCTTAAACGTATTAGATCGCTGTATTGATCCAATAGATCTGTTGGAAGATATTTATAAAGCATTGGCGCCAAATGGACGTGTGATTTTAGCTCTTGTTTTACCTTATGTACATTATGTAGAAATGAATTCGTCCCATATGCCACTACGTCCTTTACTTAAACACTGGCCAGAGCGATCACAACAATTGAGTTTTGAAGCAGAAGCTGTTGAGTTTTTTCAGTTATTAGAGAGTATGGGATTTCGCGTTGAAGCTTGGACTAAAGCACCTTATCTCTGTGAAGGCGATTTAAGGCAATCATTTTATTGGCTAGTAGATATTGTAGTTGTACtatcaaaaaagaaaactttagataataatatttaa